The Salmo trutta chromosome 22, fSalTru1.1, whole genome shotgun sequence genome contains the following window.
agtacattattttctttaggaatgtagtgaagtaaaagtcaaagttgtcaaaaatataaaaagtaaagtacagataccccaaaaaaaacgacttaagaagtactttaaagtatttttacttaagtactttacaccactggtctacacctattgtttacgaagcatgtgacaaatacagtttgatttgagtagaatggagggaggttagggggtggagagagggccaGGATTAGGGGATGGGGTTTGGGTAAAGTAGAGTGTGGTTGAATACAGGTAGTAGAGGTCATATTGATATTAGGTGATAGTtatatactgtacctgtacagTGAGGGTCCTCCTCTGTCTATGCGGGTCCAGACACTCGTCTCCAAAACTCAGCAGCACCTGGAGACGTGGAGGGGGCCGGCCGTGGAGGGCATAGCCCTGCAGctctggtagacagagagaaataaGTGGTTAATAAGGTCTAGATGGTTAGGTACAGAGGAGAGACATGGAGGGCATAGCCCTGCAGCTCTGAGAcaaatagggagggagggagggagggagggaggtgaggtgaTGTGGAGATGGTTAGGTACAGAGGAGAGTTGTGGAGGAGGCCTACCGTGGAGGTCATAGCCCTGCAGCTCTGAGacaaacagggagggagagaggtgaggtagAGATGATTAGGTAGAGAGGACAGATtgcagggagggagaaagaggattCAATCTAGAGGGTAGGGTTGTGTAGATAGATAGGTTCGCAGGGAGGGGACATTGGGTGGACAAAGGGTTAATACATTTTGGTCAAAGGGAATTCTTATGAGCTGGTGTGGTGGTGACTTTAGAGGTTGTGTGACTGGATGGAAACTCCTGGTTCTATATGCAAATTAGACCAATCAGGCTGAACACATCTGTGGAAGGTGGGCGGGGATGAGGTCACTACTGTGTGTCATGTGTCATTCTTAAAAGTGTGTTGGGGATTATGGAGGCACTCATCATATTTCAAGGAAATGAGGACTTATCTGCTTCCTGTTCATGACCAGGAAACAgcatgacaacagagagtggttTGGTTTGCCAGTGAATGAGACGTGTGTGGGTGCGTGCCTGCCTGCAGTGTACGTTAACTCACCTGCAAAGTAGTCCTGTGTGTGCAGTAGTTTACAGGTGTGTTCTCTCTCCAGCTTGTTGGGTTTATCTCCGTAGGGCGataaccctccctcccagaacACTCTCTCCTGGCACAGCCGCCGAGCGTAGAGGCCATCTGGGGCCATCCATAGCAGCACGCCCCTCTCCAGAGTACCACCAGGGGGACTGGGGGGgcactcctcccccctccccagaGCTGGGAGGCTGTCCAGGGGTAGGGGCACCAGGTCTGGACCTCCAGTGGGGGAATAGAGCTTGTCGTCTGGAGAGCAGGGAGTGATGCGACAGCCTTCAGGACTGGAGGTGGTCACCTCCTTCCACAAGGAGTCCCGGTAGAACACTGACACATGTAACCGCATAtctggggtggaggagggagtaAGGGTCAGAGCTAACACAATATAATACCAATTACGTGGACCAAAATATATTATTGGCAAGTCATACGTGAAgtaaataagtgtgtgtgtacgcTGTATATTATACCTGAGAGTGCCTCAGCTGATCTCATGCTGGTGTCCAGTGTGAAGGGGGAGGGCTGGCCATCAGTAGGGTAGGTGTAGAAGGACCCTGTGATCTGGTACCCtgcaaacacagagagacagtaccTGAATAAAGGCACTTATtccaacacacaacacaacagcatACACACAAATATCATGGGTCGAATCGACAACCACATGAAAAGCAAGTTATTTGAGCCATGTCAAGTTAGTATGTAGGCCCATGTGAACAGAACTCCCACCGCCTGAATAGCTGGTTGACCCTCACCAACTGGGCCACCTGGTCCACGATACATTTTCTAATTCATAGTGCATAGTCTATCATCCTAGAACGGCAAATTGCTCTTTACACACTCTGCACACACTCATATGCACCCGACTCTTTCATTTACATATTTCCCCTACCGCACATCATCCTGTAAAAaaatttactttttttatttatacatCTCTACATGCATAATTTATAATGTAACTTAGTGTTTATAGTGTAGCTTGTAGTTCTTAGCTTACAGTCCTACATAGTGTACAAACCACATGGATTTGTGTAAACTCTGTTTCTACATTCAGTATgttgtctgtatatcctgtttattgtGGCTGCAccatttcaccaagtcaaattcctgtacatgcaaatgtatttggtgaataaaggtgattctgactTCACCTAAATGACATTTTCTCATACAAACAACCATGGATGCTGTGGTATTGGTGCTATTGGGCCTACCGTTGTCCATGCTGGGGCCCTGGGCCCAGGGTAGGCTGCGTGAGGGGTAGGAACACTGGGCATAGGGCAGCTCAGGGAGCACGGTCTGCTCTGGAAGATAGTCCCTCATCCAGCCTCGCTCTGCACTGGACATGTACCCAGACATCTACACACATAGAGACAGGGGGATACCTCTCAGTCAAACCATCCCATCTacacacatagagacagagagatacctcTCAGTCAAACCATCCCATCTACACACATAGAGACAGGGAGATACCTCTCAGTCAAACCATCCCATCTacacacatagagacagagagatacctcTCAGTCAAACCATCCCATCTACACACATAGAGACAGGGAGATACCTCTCAGTCAAACCATCCCATCTacacacatagagacagagatacctCTCAGTCAAACCATCCCATCTacacacatagagacagagagatacctcTCAGTCAAACCATCCCATCTACACACATAGAGACAGGGAGATACCTCTCAGTCAAACCATCCCATCTACACACATAGAGACAGGGAGATACCTCTCAGTCAAACCATCCCATCTacacacatagagacagagagatacctcTCAGTCAAACCATCCCATCTacacacatagagacagagagatacctcTCAGTCAAACCATCCCATCTacacacatagagacagagagatacctcTCAGTCAAACCATCCCATCTacacacatagagacagagagatacctcTCAGTCAAACCATCCCATCTacacacatagagacagagagatacctcTCAGTCAAACCATCCCATCTACACACATAGAGACAGATTTgtgcagctgtctctctctcttacacacacacacacacacacacacacacgcagtgttgggagtagtgaactacatgtagttcatctagtaatttaactacattttgcagtagcttggtggtagttgagcTAAATTCAAATCTAgatagtgttttcagtagttatttacttttttggccatgtagctaactactggaactacacactactttttttgcaaaaagaaaagATGGGTGAAGTAgagaatttcctttcttttttggcATCAGACATGACTAATTCTCACTTTAAACACAGTTTGTGTtaaataggctaaattacacattctgttatcTGTCTCCATATATATGTTTCTTAAGGGTAgatttagtgtagcttaacttcttccagtgtgaagtaattggtaaactacatttCAGAATATCTTCCCCAAcactgcacacacgcacacagccttCCTTGTTATAGTTACCTGAGTCTGTAGAGCGGGGTAGGAGGGGTGCATGGGATAGGTCGGGGGAGTCTGCGGGCTGCCACCACCCTCCTGTTTGGATCCTGATAGCAAGAAATCTGTTACACAGGAGAAATAATTTAaacaaaacacagacacacacacacacacacacacattcattgtGCTCCCAAAGTTCATAAGAGAATAATAGTTCATTATTACACATACATAAGCATAATCAGGACTTTATCCTACAGTTGGCTATAACTAATTCACAGTGTCTTGTGGATTGGCAGCCTGATTATCCAGCATACTGATGTGTATTTGTACAGAACTCACCCCCTATCAAACCCTATCCCCCTATCAAAACCCTATCAAACCCTATCAAACCCTATCCCCCTATCAAAACCCTATCAAACCCTATCCCCCTATCAAAACCCTATCAAACCCTATCAAAACCCTATCCCCCTATCAAAACCCTATCAAACCCTATCCCCCCTATCAAACCCTATCCCCCTATCAAAACCCTATCAAACCCCCTTTCCTACTGATGGTGGTGTACAGTATATGATAAAAACAAGAAGTTGATTTTATAACTTTCGATAACTTGTTTTCATCATTTTCATTCATACAACTACCGTTTATTGCGTGTATTGGAATGTCACTTAAATTGATAGAATACTGGGTAGAATTGATAGAATTGATAGAATATAATTCTACTGACGTCTCTTGGCGCCCTCGGGTATGATCCGGTAGACTTTGTAGGGGTCTGAGATGTCCAGTTGACTCTTTTCCACGAGCTCTTCGAAGTCGTTACTTTTGTTGAGTGCGCACCGCAGGCGCGTCTTCCACGTTGGTGGGTCCGGTTTGTCGATGCCCTCACGAAACTTGCCCTTAAACAGCGCCCAAGCCTGCAGGAATGTCACACAAAACTGAGCAGTGAGATATGGGTAACGAATCACCGGCGCCGTTGTGCATGAGTTGAAGACAAGTCCTGTGCTTCTGGGATTTGGCACGTCAACCTACCCAAAGCGCACGAACTGAACTCATCATTAGTCTAATAGTTCTGTTTGCAACCAACACATCTAAATGTCCAATATTTTGGTCAAGTGTATAATATACATCTCTAACAAATACAGTGTGTAAATGCAACATTTGAGAGACATTCCGTTGAGGCCCCGTATCATACAGTACCTTGAAGAGAGCGGCATCCTCGTCCCGGTTGTAGTCCTGCTTGCCCGCGTGCTTCCACGGTATCCTAAAGATGCTCTTGTCGTCGTTCTCCCACACGAGGCCCGCGTACTTCCCGGTGTCAACCTGCTCGATCAGCCACGAGCGGAGCTTCCCGTTTCCACAGCTCACTGTAGACATGCCGTAGTCCGAATCCGGATTCATCTCTAGCCAAGAGGCACTGTAGACAAGCACTCA
Protein-coding sequences here:
- the LOC115158641 gene encoding interferon regulatory factor 4-like isoform X2, producing MNPDSDYGMSTVSCGNGKLRSWLIEQVDTGKYAGLVWENDDKSIFRIPWKHAGKQDYNRDEDAALFKAWALFKGKFREGIDKPDPPTWKTRLRCALNKSNDFEELVEKSQLDISDPYKVYRIIPEGAKRRSKQEGGGSPQTPPTYPMHPSYPALQTQMSGYMSSAERGWMRDYLPEQTVLPELPYAQCSYPSRSLPWAQGPSMDNGYQITGSFYTYPTDGQPSPFTLDTSMRSAEALSDMRLHVSVFYRDSLWKEVTTSSPEGCRITPCSPDDKLYSPTGGPDLVPLPLDSLPALGRGEECPPSPPGGTLERGVLLWMAPDGLYARRLCQERVFWEGGLSPYGDKPNKLEREHTCKLLHTQDYFAELQGYALHGRPPPRLQVLLSFGDECLDPHRQRRTLTVQVEPMFARQLLYYTQHQQTSGHYYRSYDLSLPGVTEHSMTPALTEDYQRVITHHHSNTLQD
- the LOC115158641 gene encoding interferon regulatory factor 4-like isoform X1 gives rise to the protein MNPDSDYGMSTVSCGNGKLRSWLIEQVDTGKYAGLVWENDDKSIFRIPWKHAGKQDYNRDEDAALFKAWALFKGKFREGIDKPDPPTWKTRLRCALNKSNDFEELVEKSQLDISDPYKVYRIIPEGAKRHFLLSGSKQEGGGSPQTPPTYPMHPSYPALQTQMSGYMSSAERGWMRDYLPEQTVLPELPYAQCSYPSRSLPWAQGPSMDNGYQITGSFYTYPTDGQPSPFTLDTSMRSAEALSDMRLHVSVFYRDSLWKEVTTSSPEGCRITPCSPDDKLYSPTGGPDLVPLPLDSLPALGRGEECPPSPPGGTLERGVLLWMAPDGLYARRLCQERVFWEGGLSPYGDKPNKLEREHTCKLLHTQDYFAELQGYALHGRPPPRLQVLLSFGDECLDPHRQRRTLTVQVEPMFARQLLYYTQHQQTSGHYYRSYDLSLPGVTEHSMTPALTEDYQRVITHHHSNTLQD